A window of Oncorhynchus nerka isolate Pitt River linkage group LG4, Oner_Uvic_2.0, whole genome shotgun sequence contains these coding sequences:
- the LOC115128863 gene encoding beta-crystallin A4-like isoform X2 — protein sequence MTHHCTKFSGHWKIIVFDEECFQGRRHEFTSECCNVMEFGFETVRSLRVESGAWIGYEHASYQGQQFVLERGEYPQCDAFSGSNAYHIERMTSFRPIACANHRECRMTIYERENFLGRKGELSDDYPSLQAMGWCNNEVGSLRIQSGAFVCYQYPGYRGYQYIMECDRHCGEYKHFREFGSHSQTPQIQSIRRIQQ from the exons ATGACTCACCATTGTACCAAGTTCTCCGGCCACTGGAAG aTCATTGTCTTCGACGAGGAGTGCTTCCAGGGCCGTCGGCATGAGTTCACCTCCGAGTGCTGCAATGTGATGGAGTTTGGTTTTGAGACCGTGCGCTCCCTCAGGGTGGAGAGTGGAGC TTGGATTGGCTATGAGCATGCTTCCTACCAGGGCCAGCAGTTTgtgctggagagaggagagtaccCCCAGTGCGATGCCTTCAGTGGTAGCAATGCCTACCACATAGAGAGGATGACCTCCTTCAGGCCCATTGCCTGCGCT AACCACAGGGAGTGCCGTATGACCATCTATGAGCGTGAGAACTTCCTGGGTCGTAAGGGCGAGCTGAGTGACGACTACCCCTCCCTTCAGGCCATGGGCTGGTGCAACAACGAGGTCGGCTCCCTCAGGATCCAGTCTGGAGC TTTCGTGTGCTACCAGTACCCCGGATACCGTGGCTACCAGTACATCATGGAGTGTGACCGTCACTGTGGCGAGTACAAGCACTTCAGGGAGTTCGGCTCCCACTCCCAGACCCCTCAGATCCAGTCCATCCGCCGCATTCAGCAGTAA
- the LOC115128863 gene encoding beta-crystallin A4-like isoform X1, protein MDKEREMETGEKKEGKGDKMTHHCTKFSGHWKIIVFDEECFQGRRHEFTSECCNVMEFGFETVRSLRVESGAWIGYEHASYQGQQFVLERGEYPQCDAFSGSNAYHIERMTSFRPIACANHRECRMTIYERENFLGRKGELSDDYPSLQAMGWCNNEVGSLRIQSGAFVCYQYPGYRGYQYIMECDRHCGEYKHFREFGSHSQTPQIQSIRRIQQ, encoded by the exons atggacaaagaaagagagatggagacaggagaaaaaaaggagggaaaagggg ACAAGATGACTCACCATTGTACCAAGTTCTCCGGCCACTGGAAG aTCATTGTCTTCGACGAGGAGTGCTTCCAGGGCCGTCGGCATGAGTTCACCTCCGAGTGCTGCAATGTGATGGAGTTTGGTTTTGAGACCGTGCGCTCCCTCAGGGTGGAGAGTGGAGC TTGGATTGGCTATGAGCATGCTTCCTACCAGGGCCAGCAGTTTgtgctggagagaggagagtaccCCCAGTGCGATGCCTTCAGTGGTAGCAATGCCTACCACATAGAGAGGATGACCTCCTTCAGGCCCATTGCCTGCGCT AACCACAGGGAGTGCCGTATGACCATCTATGAGCGTGAGAACTTCCTGGGTCGTAAGGGCGAGCTGAGTGACGACTACCCCTCCCTTCAGGCCATGGGCTGGTGCAACAACGAGGTCGGCTCCCTCAGGATCCAGTCTGGAGC TTTCGTGTGCTACCAGTACCCCGGATACCGTGGCTACCAGTACATCATGGAGTGTGACCGTCACTGTGGCGAGTACAAGCACTTCAGGGAGTTCGGCTCCCACTCCCAGACCCCTCAGATCCAGTCCATCCGCCGCATTCAGCAGTAA
- the LOC115120874 gene encoding beta-crystallin B1-like — translation MSQTAKSASSQGTDAKDKGAPAPAATSKATKTGDPGMGNFKIMLFDQENFQGRMMEIQNECMNVCDRGMERVRSIIVECGPFVAFEQTNFRGEMFILEKGEYPRWDTWSNSYRSDCLMSLRPIRMDSMEHKISLFELSDFKGNKMEIQEDDVPTLWAHGFTDRVGSVRVPGGVWVGYQYPGYRGYQYLFECGDYRHYNEFCAFQPQIQSMRRVRDMQFHQRGCFNLTSATK, via the exons ATGTCTCAGACCGCCAAGTCCGCCTCCAGTCAGGGCACTGATGCTAAGGACAAGGGAGCCCCTGCCCCCGCTGCCACCAGCAAGGCCACCAAGACCGGAGACCCTGGCATGGGAAACTTCAAA ATCATGCTGTTCGACCAGGAGAACTTCCAGGGCAGAATGATGGAGATCCAGAATGAGTGCATGAACGTGTGTGACCGCGGCATGGAGAGAGTGCGCAGTATCATCGTTGAGTGCGGCCC CTTTGTTGCCTTTGAGCAGACTAACTTCCGTGGGGAGATGTTCATCCTGGAGAAGGGAGAGTACCCTCGCTGGGATACCTGGAGCAACTCTTACCGTAGCGACTGCCTCATGTCCCTCAGACCCATCCGCAtg GACAGCATGGAGCACAAGATCTCTCTGTTTGAGCTCTCTGACTTCAAGGGCAATAAGATGGAGATCCAGGAGGATGACGTTCCCACCCTCTGGGCGCACGGCTTCACTGACAGGGTGGGCAGCGTGAGGGTGCCTGGCGGAGT gtgGGTGGGATACCAGTACCCCGGATACAGAGGCTACCAGTACCTGTTTGAGTGTGGTGACTACAGACACTACAACGAGTTCTGTGCCTTCCAGCCCCAGATCCAGTCCATGCGTCGCGTCAGGGACATGCAGTTCCATCAGCGTGGTTGCTTCAACCTCACTTCCGCCACCAAGTGA